The DNA region TCAAAATTGCCTATCACAACTCCGAAATCTAAAAGCCCTTTATCGAGTTTTTCTGTAATCTCTGAATATGCACCGCTATGTATATGATAAATTATATTAGGGTATTCATCTCTCATATTTTTTATAACATCAGCAATAAGTTTAACATAATAAGTTTCAGCACTTCCTATATGAATGTCGCCTGCTATAACATCATCAGAAGATTTAAACTCTTTTTTAGTTTTCTCCATCAAGTCAATAATCTCTTCTGCTCTTTTTTTTAGAAGCATTCCGTCGGTTGTAAGTTTTATGGTGTAGTTGCTTCTAATAAACAATTTCTTTCCTATTTCTTTTTCTAAGTTGGATATTTGTCTTGATAGGTTAGGCTGGGTAAGATTAAGAGAGTTTGCGGCTTTAGTGATGCTACCTTCTCTTGCCGAAATTAGAAAATATTTCAAAGCTTTTATGTCCATTATAGTACCTCATAGATTTATAGATGTATTTTTAAGTTTTTTATTTGTGGTGGCTTTGCCCCCACGCCCCCAGTTCTTTTGCTGCCGCAAAGAACCAAAAAGGCTGCATTTTTATAAATCAATTTTTAAATATAGCCGAATTTTTATGAATTGTACTATATTTAAAAAATATAATGTAGTAGTATTTGCGTTTTTTGCAACTTTTTTGAGCGGCAAAAAAGTTGATAATACATCTATAAAAATAGATAAATTTATAAAATATATTTACCTTACTTTTATACTAACATACTATATATTTTTATCAATGCTTTTTAGTTATAATTTATTATAAGACATAAATATTTAATATAGTTGCGTTAAATATTTATCAGTATAACTTTTAATGAATGGAGAATTGAATATAAAAATTAATAAACTTAAAAAATATATTAAAAAAATAAATTGGCATACCTTTTTTAAGTATATACCAATTTTTATATTGAAATTGTTTATGATTTTATAAAATTAAAATAATCAGACATTTAAACCCATATTGTATGCATCTTGCATAAATTTTTTATCATTAATTTCGCCTTTATTCCAAACACTATGTGCTAATATAATTCCTTTCTCTCTCACATCTTCTAAACAATCCAAAAATCCTCTAAAGCCGTCAATAGTTCTAACCATTTCTTTTTCATCTTCAGTAGCAGCAGTCGCAATAAAATAAAAATCTTTGTTTTTAATCTCTAAATATTTAGTAACGCATCTGTCTATAAAAGTTTTCATCTGGGCATTCATTGTATAAAAGTAAACAGGTGTAGCCATTACTATTACATCAGCCTCAAGCATTTTGTCTAAAATGTCTTTCATATCATCTTTTTGTACGCAAGGCTTATTATTTTTGTAGCAAGTTCCGCAGTCTTCGCAGTAATTAATTTTTTTGTCTTTTAAAAATATCTTTTCTCCATTATGTCCAGCTTCTTTAGCACCTTTCAAAAACTCATCGCATAATGTATCAGAATTGCCTCCTCTTCTTGGGCT from Brachyspira pilosicoli P43/6/78 includes:
- a CDS encoding LysR family transcriptional regulator, translating into MDIKALKYFLISAREGSITKAANSLNLTQPNLSRQISNLEKEIGKKLFIRSNYTIKLTTDGMLLKKRAEEIIDLMEKTKKEFKSSDDVIAGDIHIGSAETYYVKLIADVIKNMRDEYPNIIYHIHSGAYSEITEKLDKGLLDFGVVIGNFDSSKYECLDIPYKEVYGILMKKTSPLSKKKFIEKKDLLNIPIMCPKIFFNNKIQTSKFDEWIGKDFDKLNIILTYNLIYNAAIMAEADIGYILTMDKLVNNSERFCFVPLKPKLEIESRVIWKKNQIFSEASKVFLGKLRNRL
- a CDS encoding flavodoxin family protein, whose translation is MSKKVLIISSSPRRGGNSDTLCDEFLKGAKEAGHNGEKIFLKDKKINYCEDCGTCYKNNKPCVQKDDMKDILDKMLEADVIVMATPVYFYTMNAQMKTFIDRCVTKYLEIKNKDFYFIATAATEDEKEMVRTIDGFRGFLDCLEDVREKGIILAHSVWNKGEINDKKFMQDAYNMGLNV